In Mongoliitalea daihaiensis, one DNA window encodes the following:
- a CDS encoding SulP family inorganic anion transporter produces the protein MNRGKDLFANLHKDLPAGLVVFLVALPLCLGIALASGAPLFAGIISGIIGGIVVGIVSGSHTSVSGPAAGLTVIVFSAIGELGSFESFLAAVVLAGCIQLVFAASKAGVIGYFFPTSVIKGMLAGIGIILIIKQSPYLLGFGELSQLTDLNPFEIFGAAPTQVKTGAFIIGVVSISILRIWDSKSVNKFILKKLIPAPLLVVVAGILLNEGFKAFWPVFYLENPLRVTLPHAESWNEFIALFHTPNFSGIFSRQLWVVAITIAVIGSLETLLSVEAADKIDPHKRISPPNQELFAQGIGNIINGFIGGLPLTAVIVRSSANISAGASSKLAAIIHGFLLLLSFILIPGILNLIPLASLAAILVMVGYKLARVSLFKTQAKLGWNQFLPFLITVFGVVFLDLLFGIALGIGVSIIYILLANLRNSHFMEERMEENGKTLYITLSEEVSFLNKGALIKALNAIPEDRKVIIDGSHSKVIDYDVLEVIENFKVAASTKNIEVETIHIEQVKISDLH, from the coding sequence ATGAATAGAGGGAAAGACCTCTTCGCAAACCTACACAAAGACCTGCCAGCTGGCCTGGTTGTGTTTTTAGTTGCTCTCCCCTTGTGCTTAGGCATAGCATTGGCATCTGGTGCTCCTTTATTTGCAGGAATTATATCCGGTATCATTGGAGGAATAGTCGTTGGAATAGTATCAGGCTCCCATACCTCTGTTTCAGGACCTGCAGCAGGCTTGACGGTGATTGTATTTTCAGCGATTGGAGAATTGGGTAGTTTTGAAAGTTTCCTGGCAGCAGTCGTGCTTGCAGGTTGTATTCAATTGGTTTTTGCTGCTTCCAAAGCCGGGGTCATAGGTTACTTTTTCCCCACATCTGTGATCAAGGGAATGCTGGCTGGTATAGGTATCATTTTAATAATCAAACAGTCGCCTTATCTTCTTGGCTTTGGAGAATTGTCACAATTGACAGATTTAAATCCTTTTGAAATTTTCGGTGCTGCCCCTACTCAAGTCAAAACAGGAGCTTTCATCATAGGAGTGGTATCCATCAGTATCCTCCGAATATGGGATAGTAAAAGTGTCAATAAATTCATTCTGAAAAAGCTTATTCCTGCGCCACTCTTGGTAGTTGTCGCTGGTATCTTACTCAATGAAGGATTCAAAGCTTTCTGGCCTGTATTCTATCTTGAAAATCCTTTGAGAGTAACCTTGCCACATGCCGAATCTTGGAATGAATTTATTGCATTGTTCCATACGCCCAATTTTTCCGGAATTTTCAGCCGTCAACTATGGGTTGTTGCCATTACCATTGCCGTAATTGGAAGCTTGGAAACCTTGTTAAGTGTGGAAGCTGCGGATAAAATTGATCCACATAAACGAATTTCACCCCCTAATCAGGAGCTTTTTGCACAGGGAATAGGAAATATTATCAATGGATTCATCGGAGGACTACCATTGACAGCGGTAATCGTAAGAAGTTCTGCCAATATCAGTGCAGGAGCCTCAAGTAAATTAGCAGCAATTATTCATGGTTTTTTACTCCTTTTGAGCTTCATACTGATACCGGGTATTTTAAATTTAATTCCTCTTGCAAGCTTGGCTGCGATTTTGGTTATGGTAGGCTACAAACTTGCCCGTGTATCGCTCTTCAAAACACAAGCCAAATTGGGTTGGAATCAGTTTCTCCCGTTCCTCATTACTGTTTTTGGCGTAGTATTTTTGGATTTACTTTTTGGGATAGCTTTGGGGATTGGTGTTTCCATTATCTATATCCTCCTCGCCAACTTGCGTAATTCCCATTTTATGGAAGAGCGCATGGAAGAAAATGGCAAGACCTTATACATCACGCTATCGGAAGAAGTAAGCTTTCTCAATAAAGGGGCACTAATCAAGGCTTTAAATGCTATTCCAGAAGACCGAAAAGTGATTATCGATGGCTCACACTCCAAGGTAATAGATTACGATGTCTTAGAAGTGATCGAAAATTTTAAGGTTGCCGCCAGCACTAAAAATATCGAAGTGGAGACCATCCACATCGAACAGGTGAAAATCTCAGACCTTCACTAA
- the purB gene encoding adenylosuccinate lyase, giving the protein MNLSTLTAVSSIDGRYGTKTATLRAFFSEYALIKYRVHVEVEYFIALCELPLPQLATIHPSKFWEMRAIVTDFTEKDAEIIKETEKVTNHDVKAVEYFLKEKFDSIGLGAYQEFIHFGLTSQDINNTATPMMLKDGLAKVLLPSLQEVVNKLKTQVEAWKDIPMLAKTHGQPASPTRLGKEIQVFVTRLENQLTQLHQVPFSAKFGGATGNMNAHHVAYPLIDWNGFAKNFVSSYLHLERSYPTTQIEHYDNLAACFDALKRINTILLDLSKDIWQYVAMNYFKQKIKAGEIGSSAMPHKVNPIDFENAEGNLGIANAILEHLSAKLPISRLQRDLTDSTVLRTIGVPLAHMLISFESLIKGLNKLELNEEAIATDLEENWAVVAEAIQTILRREGYPRPYEALKELTRTNTKITETSIKSFIEGLQVSESIKAELRVISPFTYTGIF; this is encoded by the coding sequence ATGAACCTCAGTACACTTACAGCAGTCAGTTCTATCGACGGTAGATATGGAACAAAAACTGCCACTCTCCGTGCTTTTTTCTCAGAATACGCCCTTATCAAATACCGAGTACATGTGGAAGTGGAGTATTTTATAGCATTGTGTGAATTGCCACTCCCACAGCTTGCAACCATACACCCATCTAAGTTTTGGGAAATGAGAGCGATCGTAACTGATTTCACAGAAAAAGATGCTGAAATCATCAAAGAGACGGAAAAAGTCACCAACCATGATGTAAAAGCCGTAGAGTATTTTCTCAAGGAAAAATTTGATTCCATTGGACTGGGGGCCTACCAAGAATTTATTCACTTTGGATTGACCTCCCAGGATATCAATAATACAGCTACCCCCATGATGCTGAAAGATGGACTTGCAAAGGTACTTCTACCTTCTTTGCAGGAAGTTGTCAACAAATTAAAAACTCAAGTTGAGGCTTGGAAAGATATCCCCATGCTTGCAAAGACTCATGGACAGCCTGCTTCTCCCACACGTTTAGGAAAAGAAATCCAAGTATTTGTAACACGATTAGAGAACCAGTTAACTCAGCTTCATCAAGTGCCATTCTCGGCTAAGTTTGGAGGTGCAACAGGGAATATGAATGCGCATCATGTTGCGTATCCCTTGATCGATTGGAATGGTTTTGCAAAGAACTTTGTATCCTCCTATCTGCATTTGGAACGCTCCTATCCGACAACACAGATTGAGCATTACGATAATTTAGCTGCCTGTTTTGATGCGTTGAAACGCATCAACACTATTTTATTGGATTTATCCAAAGACATCTGGCAGTATGTGGCTATGAATTACTTCAAGCAAAAAATTAAAGCAGGAGAAATTGGTTCGTCTGCGATGCCCCATAAAGTTAATCCGATTGATTTTGAAAATGCAGAAGGTAATTTGGGTATAGCCAATGCAATATTAGAACATTTATCGGCTAAGCTGCCTATCAGTCGTCTTCAGCGGGATTTGACAGATTCTACAGTCCTTCGGACTATTGGCGTTCCATTAGCACACATGCTGATTTCTTTTGAGTCTTTGATCAAAGGGTTGAATAAACTGGAGTTGAATGAGGAAGCCATCGCGACTGATTTGGAAGAAAACTGGGCTGTAGTTGCTGAAGCTATTCAAACTATATTGAGAAGAGAAGGCTATCCAAGGCCATATGAAGCATTGAAAGAATTGACTCGGACAAATACGAAAATTACAGAAACGTCCATCAAATCCTTTATTGAGGGATTACAAGTTTCTGAGTCGATCAAAGCTGAATTGAGAGTGATTAGCCCATTTACTTATACAGGTATTTTTTAA
- a CDS encoding DUF5916 domain-containing protein, whose translation MKYFLLAASFLVVFSGFSANNKDREFGVQVNEAIKVVSLDGSIGEEEWADADLIEGFVQQIPKEGMPATNRTEVKLKYDENFLYVAAKLYHGVGEGYVVSSLKRDFRFYESDAFAITIGPYDDGNNGFMFAVSPYNVQMEGLIHNGDRVSDVWDNKWYSSVKRFDDHWEVEMAIPFKTLRYTEGSHYWRVNFIRNDRKNFERSSWVPVPLNQRIQGIAFSGYLNWDKPLKKPGANIAVIPYTAVNGSKDYRTEEPTNTGVAAGFDAKIAITPSMNLDLTFNPDFSTVEVDQQQTNLNRFELFFPERRQFFLENADLFGDFGFRQIRPFFSRRIGIATDSIGRSSNNRILYGARLNGNVGDNLRVGLLNMQTADELSVGYPGQNYTVATAQKKIFSRSNIAGIFVNRQTTGEIREGSPITTFNRVAGLDYNLLSADNKWTGKFFYHRSFGPTANIDPQAFASHLSYNTKKFNLQWNQEFVGEDYNAEVGFVPRRSYWRLEPNAMFRLVAKPESKVFQQTFQVRYDLYKDQDFGQTLDQNVTFAYRLYFKNTSTIQARVFNEYIYLFRPFDPTRSGGKQLEAGTDYRYTRAGITYTSDSRKLFNYSSTVYTGEFFNGERLYVNTNLNYRLQPFGNISLYAEYNKLQFPEPYNSADLWLIGPRMELSFTDKLFLSTFVQYNSQIENININTRFQWRFKPVSDLFVVYTDNYLPENFQIKNRALILKLTYWINV comes from the coding sequence ATGAAATATTTTCTTTTAGCGGCGTCCTTTCTTGTGGTATTTTCTGGTTTTTCAGCTAACAACAAAGATCGAGAGTTTGGGGTGCAAGTGAATGAAGCCATCAAAGTAGTTTCCTTGGATGGAAGTATAGGTGAGGAGGAGTGGGCCGATGCGGACTTGATTGAAGGATTTGTACAGCAAATTCCCAAGGAAGGAATGCCTGCCACCAACCGTACGGAAGTCAAACTAAAGTACGATGAGAATTTTTTATATGTTGCAGCTAAGCTTTACCACGGAGTAGGTGAGGGGTATGTGGTTTCCTCTTTAAAAAGAGATTTTCGTTTTTATGAAAGTGATGCATTTGCAATTACCATAGGACCGTACGATGATGGTAACAATGGCTTTATGTTTGCAGTCAGTCCTTACAATGTACAAATGGAAGGACTCATTCACAATGGAGATCGTGTTTCTGATGTCTGGGATAATAAATGGTACTCTTCTGTCAAGCGCTTTGATGACCATTGGGAGGTCGAAATGGCAATTCCCTTTAAAACACTGAGATATACAGAAGGATCTCATTACTGGAGGGTGAATTTTATCAGAAATGATCGAAAAAACTTTGAACGTTCATCTTGGGTGCCTGTACCTCTCAATCAACGCATTCAAGGCATAGCCTTTTCGGGTTACCTCAATTGGGATAAACCTTTGAAAAAGCCTGGGGCAAACATTGCAGTCATTCCCTATACTGCTGTCAATGGCTCAAAAGATTACAGGACAGAAGAACCTACGAATACTGGAGTTGCTGCTGGCTTTGACGCTAAAATAGCCATTACTCCGTCGATGAATTTGGACTTGACATTTAATCCTGATTTTTCCACTGTAGAAGTGGATCAGCAACAGACTAATCTCAATCGATTTGAACTCTTTTTCCCCGAACGCAGGCAGTTTTTCTTAGAAAATGCAGACTTATTTGGGGATTTTGGCTTTCGGCAAATTCGCCCTTTTTTCTCTAGAAGAATAGGGATTGCTACCGATAGTATTGGGAGAAGCTCTAACAATCGCATTTTGTATGGGGCAAGACTCAATGGAAATGTAGGGGATAATTTGCGTGTAGGATTGTTGAATATGCAGACTGCGGATGAGCTTTCTGTAGGATACCCTGGTCAAAATTATACGGTGGCTACTGCTCAAAAGAAAATTTTCAGTCGCTCCAATATAGCCGGTATCTTTGTTAATAGACAGACAACAGGAGAAATTCGTGAGGGAAGCCCCATTACCACGTTCAATAGAGTAGCAGGATTAGATTACAACCTCTTATCAGCCGATAACAAGTGGACTGGAAAGTTTTTTTATCATCGTTCTTTTGGCCCAACCGCCAATATTGATCCCCAAGCCTTCGCCTCTCACTTGAGTTACAACACCAAAAAGTTTAACCTGCAATGGAACCAAGAGTTTGTGGGAGAAGATTATAATGCAGAAGTGGGTTTTGTCCCAAGAAGAAGTTATTGGAGATTGGAGCCTAATGCGATGTTTAGACTTGTAGCGAAACCTGAGAGCAAAGTATTTCAACAAACTTTTCAAGTACGCTATGACCTGTACAAAGATCAGGATTTTGGTCAGACATTGGATCAGAATGTGACCTTTGCCTATCGATTGTATTTCAAAAATACGTCCACTATACAAGCTCGAGTGTTCAACGAATACATTTATTTATTCAGGCCTTTTGATCCGACAAGATCTGGCGGGAAGCAATTAGAGGCTGGTACGGATTATCGCTATACTCGAGCAGGGATTACCTATACATCTGATAGTAGAAAGCTGTTTAATTATTCTTCCACCGTTTATACTGGAGAGTTTTTCAACGGAGAGCGTTTATATGTAAACACCAATTTAAACTACAGATTACAACCCTTCGGGAATATTTCTTTATATGCTGAATATAACAAACTGCAATTTCCTGAGCCTTACAACTCAGCTGATTTATGGCTAATAGGTCCTCGAATGGAACTTTCTTTTACAGACAAACTGTTTTTGAGTACCTTTGTGCAATACAATTCTCAGATTGAAAACATCAATATCAACACACGATTTCAGTGGAGATTCAAACCTGTTTCCGATTTGTTTGTTGTGTACACAGATAATTATTTGCCGGAGAACTTCCAAATTAAGAACCGTGCATTAATTTTGAAGCTTACTTATTGGATCAACGTGTAA
- a CDS encoding ferredoxin--NADP reductase: MFNLFKKKKSEPSKGSQYISLKVREVVKETADTVTIYFEQPEPYLEYKPGQFLTLILEIEGKEVRRSYSLCTSPFVDPYPGISVKRVAGGLVSNYLNDQIRPGKTIEIMKPLGNFTTSFHSQNKRNFVMVAGGSGITPIMGILKSVLINEPQSKVSLLYCSRSEEQIIFKKALESLGEKYGDRLEVTHNLSQPGSAWTGWSGRLEEARITEFYHKVSEDTTFDPLFFVCGPEGIMDVTKQTLSALGVSTEQLLSESFYSDLDAKEKTMEAEGKLAPSLTREIEIELEGQTYQVEVSPGKTILDAGLDQDIDMPYSCQSGLCTACRGRLISGKVDMIEDAGLSPSEIAEGFILCCSAKPASGDIKIRIE, from the coding sequence ATGTTTAATTTATTTAAGAAAAAAAAATCAGAGCCTAGCAAAGGCTCTCAGTATATCTCTTTAAAAGTCAGAGAAGTAGTCAAAGAAACAGCAGATACAGTTACTATTTATTTTGAGCAGCCGGAGCCATACCTAGAGTACAAGCCGGGTCAGTTTCTAACACTGATTCTTGAAATCGAAGGGAAAGAAGTTCGTCGCTCCTATAGCTTGTGTACTTCTCCTTTTGTGGATCCGTATCCCGGGATATCTGTCAAAAGAGTGGCAGGAGGATTGGTCTCTAATTATTTAAATGATCAAATTCGTCCAGGAAAAACCATCGAAATCATGAAGCCTTTGGGCAATTTCACGACAAGTTTTCATTCACAAAACAAGCGAAACTTTGTGATGGTAGCTGGAGGCTCAGGAATTACGCCAATCATGGGAATCCTTAAATCTGTGTTGATCAATGAGCCTCAGTCTAAAGTAAGTCTCCTCTATTGCAGCAGATCAGAGGAGCAGATCATATTTAAAAAAGCGCTGGAATCTCTTGGAGAAAAGTATGGAGACCGTTTGGAAGTGACACACAATTTGAGTCAGCCTGGGTCTGCTTGGACAGGTTGGTCAGGTAGATTGGAAGAGGCTAGAATTACTGAATTCTATCATAAAGTGTCAGAAGATACAACCTTTGACCCCTTGTTTTTCGTCTGTGGTCCTGAAGGTATCATGGACGTGACCAAACAAACTTTGAGCGCCTTGGGAGTGTCCACTGAACAACTATTGAGCGAAAGCTTTTACAGCGATTTGGATGCTAAAGAAAAGACTATGGAGGCAGAGGGTAAATTAGCACCCTCCCTGACCAGAGAAATAGAAATAGAATTAGAAGGTCAAACCTATCAAGTTGAAGTTTCTCCAGGAAAAACAATTCTGGATGCAGGATTGGATCAAGATATTGATATGCCATATAGCTGTCAAAGTGGATTGTGTACTGCTTGCAGAGGTAGGCTTATTTCTGGGAAGGTGGACATGATCGAAGATGCCGGCTTAAGCCCAAGCGAGATTGCTGAAGGATTTATTTTGTGTTGCTCAGCAAAACCAGCCAGTGGAGATATAAAGATTAGAATTGAATAG
- a CDS encoding D-alanyl-D-alanine carboxypeptidase gives MRIIHVIRLACILSIFVPALVFAQSEEIRQKYERFDDLLGIGSFFDNHLTGFVLVDLDSQQVIYEKNSHLNFIPASTVKIFTFYATLKTLRDSTHTFRYVTEGNTIKIWGAGDPSWQYHKVNNNSRIDQFLNRFSEIQLSYNNWKDHAFGYGWQWDDYYYAYSAERSPLPIFGNLAIFNIQQKKPQAQVPVFASMIKTYDKSTWKMERDLHSNTFFYNPNTYNQARAELPFITSPELTQQLMEYLLKKKVSLHTQTLPANHKLFKSGSLRPLWIELMQESDNFIAEQLLLMVSDYLFAELDAERAIEFIQKTYLNDLPDKAQWVDGSGLSRHNLSTPRAMIQLLSKLEEELPRAELMRIFPQGGINGTIKNNYKAQRPYVFAKTGTMSNNHSLIGYIKGDSGRVYAFAFMNSNYLNKASEVRREMEKVLLFVKEEF, from the coding sequence ATGCGTATAATTCATGTGATTAGGCTTGCTTGCATACTGAGCATTTTTGTCCCTGCTTTGGTTTTTGCTCAATCAGAAGAAATCAGACAAAAATATGAGCGATTCGATGACCTTTTAGGCATAGGCTCCTTTTTTGACAATCACTTAACCGGCTTTGTCTTGGTGGATCTGGACAGTCAGCAAGTTATCTATGAAAAAAACAGCCATCTCAACTTTATCCCAGCTTCCACCGTCAAAATTTTTACTTTCTACGCTACCCTCAAAACACTTCGAGATAGCACCCATACTTTTCGGTATGTAACCGAAGGAAATACCATCAAAATTTGGGGAGCAGGTGACCCAAGTTGGCAATACCACAAGGTCAATAACAATAGCCGAATTGATCAATTTTTGAATCGATTTTCTGAGATTCAGCTTTCCTACAACAACTGGAAAGATCATGCCTTCGGCTATGGTTGGCAATGGGATGATTATTACTATGCCTATTCTGCTGAGCGCTCACCCCTTCCTATATTCGGAAATCTTGCTATTTTCAACATCCAGCAAAAAAAGCCACAAGCTCAAGTACCTGTCTTTGCTTCCATGATCAAGACCTATGACAAATCTACCTGGAAAATGGAGCGAGACCTGCATTCCAATACATTTTTTTACAATCCAAACACCTATAATCAAGCAAGAGCAGAGCTTCCATTTATCACATCTCCTGAACTCACCCAACAGCTGATGGAATATCTGCTAAAGAAAAAAGTAAGCTTGCATACACAGACTCTTCCAGCAAACCACAAGCTCTTCAAGTCCGGGAGTCTTCGACCCTTATGGATTGAATTGATGCAGGAATCTGACAACTTTATCGCCGAACAATTACTGCTAATGGTTTCTGATTATTTATTTGCAGAATTGGATGCCGAAAGAGCTATTGAATTTATCCAAAAAACCTACCTGAATGATTTGCCTGACAAAGCACAATGGGTAGATGGATCGGGTCTTTCCCGTCATAATCTCAGCACACCACGAGCAATGATTCAGCTCCTTAGCAAGCTGGAAGAAGAATTGCCTCGCGCTGAATTGATGCGTATTTTCCCTCAGGGAGGAATCAATGGAACCATCAAAAACAATTACAAGGCTCAAAGACCATACGTGTTTGCCAAAACTGGCACCATGTCCAACAATCATTCGCTGATTGGCTATATCAAAGGAGACTCAGGTAGGGTGTATGCATTTGCTTTCATGAATAGCAATTATCTTAATAAAGCCTCTGAAGTGAGAAGGGAAATGGAAAAGGTATTATTATTTGTAAAAGAGGAGTTTTAA
- a CDS encoding DUF423 domain-containing protein, which translates to MNKHSWITVASLMLALAVGIGAFGAHGLQPILEANGRLETFETAVKYHFYHALGILVLAIWNTLQPTLKNIKLSYWLLVIGILIFSGSLYVLSITGITWLGAITPLGGVAFIAGWLNLIRVKA; encoded by the coding sequence ATGAATAAGCATTCTTGGATTACAGTAGCTTCGCTGATGCTCGCATTGGCAGTTGGTATTGGTGCTTTTGGAGCGCATGGATTGCAACCAATCTTAGAAGCCAATGGAAGATTGGAAACATTTGAAACTGCCGTTAAATATCATTTCTACCATGCCTTGGGCATCTTGGTGTTAGCTATTTGGAACACACTGCAACCAACACTCAAAAATATAAAACTTTCTTATTGGCTGTTAGTGATTGGGATTTTGATTTTTTCAGGTTCTCTGTACGTGCTCAGCATTACGGGTATTACGTGGCTTGGCGCCATTACTCCACTTGGAGGAGTAGCCTTCATAGCTGGATGGTTAAATTTAATTCGAGTAAAAGCCTAA
- a CDS encoding YggS family pyridoxal phosphate-dependent enzyme, whose protein sequence is MNLKENLISLKNTFANPSCTLVAVSKTKPKEMLMQAYEAGVRDFGENKVQEMSEKAEQLPSDIRWHMIGHLQRNKVKYIAPFVHLIHSVDSLKLLKEIDKEAKKNNRIIQVLLQVYIAQEESKFGLDESELKALLHAPETAKLDSVKIVGLMGMATYTENEAQIRSEFRSLKSIADALKNETLPSNVSLQELSMGMSGDYLIAQEEGSTMIRVGSAIFGERNYQ, encoded by the coding sequence ATGAACCTGAAAGAAAATCTAATTTCCCTAAAAAATACATTTGCAAATCCATCCTGTACCTTGGTAGCGGTGAGTAAGACTAAGCCCAAGGAAATGCTTATGCAAGCCTATGAAGCAGGAGTTCGGGATTTTGGAGAAAACAAAGTTCAGGAAATGAGCGAAAAAGCCGAGCAATTGCCATCCGATATCCGTTGGCATATGATTGGCCATTTACAGCGAAATAAGGTGAAATACATTGCTCCTTTTGTGCATTTAATCCACAGTGTTGATTCCCTCAAATTATTGAAGGAAATCGATAAAGAAGCCAAAAAAAACAATCGCATCATACAGGTCTTGCTTCAAGTCTACATTGCCCAGGAAGAAAGCAAATTTGGATTAGATGAAAGCGAATTAAAAGCACTCTTGCATGCCCCTGAAACAGCCAAGTTGGATTCGGTGAAAATTGTGGGCTTGATGGGGATGGCGACCTATACGGAAAATGAAGCGCAAATTCGCAGTGAATTCCGCTCTTTGAAAAGCATCGCTGATGCACTCAAAAACGAAACATTACCTTCAAACGTATCTTTACAAGAGCTTTCCATGGGGATGAGTGGAGATTACCTTATCGCACAAGAAGAAGGTAGCACCATGATACGTGTGGGAAGCGCTATTTTTGGGGAACGAAATTATCAATGA
- a CDS encoding GH3 family domain-containing protein, with product MAILGTLLKKGIRLRESLEQEYSNPLELQKQSLKKLLIAAKDTEIGKKYGFAEILKSFKQSGDAFHQKFSEKVPLYNYEKIYEEWWHSLKDGKKNITWPGSIRYFALTSGTSGASSKYIPITKDMVKAIRRTGVRQILSLSKYDIPDDLFTKGILMLGGSTDLEFNGTFFSGDLSGITTGKLPVWFQRFYKPGKKISKNKDWGEKLEQIVQQAPSWDIGIIVGVPAWLQILLEKIIDRYQLQHIHELWPNLQIFVHGGVSFEPYKKGFEKLLGKPLIYMETYLASEGFLAFQALPHRNSMRLVLNNGIFHEFIPFNDANFDEHGEVKPDASILNISQVKEGVDYALLISTCSGAWRYMIGDTIRFESKAEVEIRITGRTKHFLSLCGEHLSVDNINQAVKRAEEELNIDIREFTVTGLPHGTLFAHHWFAGTDSAVSEEILRARIDAYLHELNDDYAVERKHALKEMRLSKIPSHLFYDWLRAQGKEGGQNKFPRVLKGEKMKDWLQFLQNNGVQL from the coding sequence ATGGCTATATTGGGTACATTGCTAAAAAAAGGCATAAGATTACGGGAATCGCTCGAACAGGAGTACAGCAATCCTTTAGAGCTTCAAAAGCAGTCGCTTAAAAAATTATTGATTGCAGCCAAAGATACTGAGATCGGTAAAAAATATGGATTTGCGGAGATTTTAAAATCATTCAAGCAATCAGGAGATGCTTTTCATCAAAAATTTTCCGAAAAAGTACCACTCTATAATTATGAGAAGATTTATGAAGAATGGTGGCATAGCTTAAAAGATGGAAAGAAAAACATCACTTGGCCTGGATCGATTCGTTATTTTGCGCTGACTTCGGGGACTTCTGGTGCTTCGTCCAAATATATTCCCATCACCAAAGACATGGTCAAGGCCATTCGTCGCACAGGCGTGCGTCAGATTCTCAGTCTATCCAAATATGATATCCCAGATGATTTATTCACCAAAGGAATTTTGATGTTAGGGGGCAGCACGGATTTGGAGTTTAATGGAACATTTTTCTCAGGCGATTTGAGCGGGATCACTACAGGGAAATTACCTGTTTGGTTTCAACGATTTTATAAACCTGGAAAAAAGATTTCCAAAAATAAAGACTGGGGTGAAAAATTGGAGCAAATCGTGCAACAAGCTCCCTCTTGGGATATAGGAATTATTGTAGGAGTACCTGCATGGTTGCAGATATTATTGGAGAAGATTATTGATCGTTATCAATTGCAGCATATTCATGAACTATGGCCTAATCTTCAAATTTTTGTGCACGGAGGTGTTTCTTTTGAACCTTACAAAAAAGGTTTTGAAAAGCTTTTAGGGAAACCGCTGATTTATATGGAAACCTATTTGGCCTCTGAAGGTTTTTTGGCTTTTCAGGCTTTACCTCATAGGAACTCCATGCGCTTGGTACTCAACAATGGGATTTTTCACGAGTTTATCCCTTTCAACGATGCAAATTTTGATGAGCATGGGGAAGTAAAACCGGATGCCAGTATATTAAACATCAGTCAGGTGAAAGAGGGAGTAGACTATGCTTTATTGATATCCACCTGCTCTGGCGCTTGGCGATATATGATTGGAGATACTATTCGATTTGAAAGCAAGGCAGAGGTAGAAATTAGGATTACAGGAAGGACCAAGCACTTTCTTTCCTTATGTGGAGAGCATTTGTCGGTAGACAATATCAATCAGGCTGTTAAGAGAGCGGAAGAGGAGTTAAATATCGATATTCGGGAATTTACTGTTACAGGTCTTCCTCATGGGACACTCTTTGCGCATCATTGGTTTGCTGGAACAGACTCAGCTGTTTCTGAGGAGATATTAAGAGCTCGGATTGATGCCTATTTACACGAGTTAAACGATGATTATGCAGTAGAGCGCAAGCATGCCTTGAAAGAAATGCGCTTATCAAAAATTCCTAGTCATTTGTTTTATGATTGGCTCCGTGCACAAGGCAAGGAGGGCGGACAAAATAAATTCCCTAGGGTATTGAAGGGAGAAAAAATGAAGGACTGGCTTCAGTTCCTACAAAACAATGGCGTGCAACTATGA
- a CDS encoding LysE family translocator: MSTALLEGISMGLLLSAMVGPVFFTLIQNSLQNGFRHTAVLASGILVSDLLYVLITYFSVNLFAKSSYFEIVLGYAGGLVLGGFGLSSIFKKNVHRPNSGGIPVLKDRKRKGFWKGFSINGINPFVLLFWISIAGVVAIKDSFDALDIGLYYTGILVTVFSIDLLKAFVSKQLSGFVTPKLMQKLNIGVGIFLVLFGIRLAWFAYEKHQALLGGYY; this comes from the coding sequence ATGAGTACAGCGTTGCTAGAAGGAATCAGTATGGGCTTATTGCTGTCAGCAATGGTAGGTCCTGTTTTCTTTACACTCATTCAAAACAGCTTACAAAATGGTTTTCGACATACAGCTGTGTTGGCATCTGGGATTTTGGTTAGTGATTTACTCTATGTATTGATTACCTATTTCAGCGTGAATCTATTTGCCAAAAGCAGTTATTTTGAAATTGTTTTGGGTTATGCAGGAGGACTTGTGTTGGGTGGATTTGGACTATCTTCCATTTTCAAAAAAAATGTTCACCGACCCAATTCAGGGGGGATTCCCGTTCTGAAGGATAGAAAAAGAAAGGGTTTTTGGAAGGGATTCAGCATCAATGGCATCAATCCCTTTGTATTACTCTTTTGGATTTCAATAGCTGGAGTAGTTGCAATCAAGGATAGTTTTGATGCCTTGGATATAGGCTTGTATTATACAGGGATCTTAGTGACGGTCTTTTCTATTGATTTGTTAAAAGCATTTGTATCCAAGCAGTTAAGTGGTTTTGTAACTCCCAAACTGATGCAAAAGTTGAATATTGGAGTAGGGATATTCTTGGTACTATTCGGAATTCGTTTGGCTTGGTTTGCATATGAAAAACATCAAGCCCTTTTGGGAGGTTACTACTAA